In Humulus lupulus chromosome 6, drHumLupu1.1, whole genome shotgun sequence, a single genomic region encodes these proteins:
- the LOC133785161 gene encoding uncharacterized protein LOC133785161: protein MAMENMGIKLFRFYNFWTDHQDFKEVVLNSWRKPIKGTGLRAIYLNTMRLKHRLKRFNRDNIGDIGLIIRRLRLLTRMLNFKLNLIPETMGIKSSLIDNFPDVVSHFVDHFRSYLGSPSSATGKIDLRCIEMGTKLSVDQQLIPLKPFSHKEIRDALFSIPITKSPGHDGFGSGFFKALWQDIGGEVCTAVGHCFETEIFLSELHVTTLSLVPKVANPSRAVDYRPIACCSTLYKCISKLLCSRWIMVCLKNTTYPLLMNGRAQGSFKGEKGLRQGDPMSPLLFVLIMEYLTRSLQLAAHNSTFRFHPMCKSLKLLNLCFADDLILFCKGTLSAVRVFKEVLEDFSAATGLSINASKSHIFFGEVNAADRRTIAHEIQLSEGSFPLKYLGVPMKPTKWKHEDCDIIIQKIRLRLHSWTSRHLYFVGRMQLIHSVLFGLRNYWMSIFVLPQSIIKEVEKLFRGFLWGISGSRSKIHIASWQKHDILWVKWVNSIYLKGSNFWNYNLNPDCSWYWRKLCHMRGKFSLAEVLAAGITGRFKASKLYNSSLNQQSMGYHQAVWCKLFIPKHQFLLWHVVNSHLLTRDNMLRFNIKMDCLLCPVCGDQNESHTHLFFECCISKKILDLIFAWMGYRAWPGEFTSWTIWIASSRPGIVSSVINLILAAVIYYIWRNRNRCIFLWVFFSS, encoded by the exons ATGGCAATGGAGAATATGGGTATCAAATTATTTCGATTCTATAACTTTTGGACAGATCATCAAGATTTCAAAGAGGTGGTTCTGAATAGTTGGAGGAAACCTATTAAAGGGACTGGTTTAAGGGCTATCTACTTGAACACTATGAGGCTGAAGCACAGATTAAAGAGGTTTAACAGGGACAATATTGGAGATATTGGTCTGATTATCAGAAGGCTAAGGTTGCTTACCAGGATGCTCAACTTCAAGCTCAATCTCATCCCCGAGACTATGGGTATCAAGA GTAGCTTGATAGATAATTTTCCTGATGTAGTCTCTCACTTTGTGGATCATTTTAGAAGCTATTTGGGAAGTCCGAGCTCAGCTACTGGTAAGATCGATTTACGTTGTATTGAGATGGGTACCAAGCTTTCGGTTGATCAACAACTTATTCCTTTGAAACCTTTTTCTCATAAGGAAATTCGAGATGCTCTTTTCAGTATTCCCATCACCAAATCCCCGGGTCATGATGGCTTTGGATCAGGTTTTTTCAAGGCGTTATGGCAGGATATTGGGGGTGAAGTTTGTACAGCAGTTGGTCATTGTTTTGAAACAGAGATATTTCTTTCTGAACTCCATGTTACAACTCTGTCTTTGGTCCCTAAAGTTGCTAATCCTTCTCGGGCTGTAGACTACAGACCAATAGCCTGTTGTTCTACATTATACAAGTGCATCTCTAAGCTTTTGTGTTCTC GATGGATTATGGTTTGCTTGAAAAACACTACTTACCCTTTGCTTATGAATGGTAGAGCTCAAGGTAGTTTCAAGGGCGAGAAAGGGCTGCGTCAGGGTGATCCTATGTCTCCTCTTTTGTTTGTGCTTATCATGGAGTATCTTACTCGGAGCCTTCAACTAGCTGCTCACAATTCCACTTTTAGATTTCACCCCATGTGTAAAAGTCTTAAACTTCTTAATCTTTGCTTTGCTGATGATTTGATTTTATTCTGTAAGGGAACTCTTTCTGCTGTTAGAGTTTTCAAAGAGGTTCTTGAGGACTTTAGTGCTGCTACAGGACTTTCTATTAATGCTAGTAAATCACATATTTTTTTTGGAGAAGTTAATGCAGCAGATAGAAGGACTATAGCTCATGAGATTCAGCTCTCTGAAGGATCATTTCCGCTTAAGTATCTTGGGGTGCCTATGAAGCCAACTAAGTGGAAACATGAAGATTGTGACATTATTATTCAAAAAATCAGATTGAGGCTTCATTCTTGGACTAGTAGGCATCTATATTTTGTTGGTCGAATGCAACTCATTCACTCAGTATTATTTGGGCTTCGTAATTACTGGATGAGTATCTTTGTGCTTCCTCAGAGTATTATTAAGGAAGTGGAAAAACTCTTCCGTGGGTTTCTTTGGGGAATATCTGGAAGTAGAAGCAAGATTCATATTGCTTCTTGGCAGAAG CATGATATCCTTTGGGTCAAATGGGTTAATTCAATCTATTTGAAAGGCTCTAATTTCTGGAACTACAATTTAAATCCAGATTgcagttggtattggaggaagttgTGCCATATGAGGGGAAAATTCAGCTTGGCTGAGGTTCTAGCTGCTGGTATAACTGGGAGGTTTAAGGCTTCGAAGCTCTACAATAGTTCCTTAAATCAACAGTCGATGGGATATCATCAAGCAGTTTGGTGTAAACTTTTTATACCAAAGCATCAGTTTCTTCTTTGGCATGTGGTTAACTCTCATCTTCTCACAAGGGATAACATGCTCCGGTTTAACATTAAGATGGACTGTCTGTTATGTCCAGTGTGTGGTGATCAAAATGAGAGTCACACTCACCTTTTCTTTGAGTGCTGTATTTCTAAGAAGATTCTTGATTTAATCTTTGCTTGGATGGGATATAGAGCTTGGCCTGGTGAGTTCACTAGCTGGACAATTTGGATTGCAAGTAGTAGACCTGGAATTGTCTCTTCTGTTATAAATTTGATTTTGGCCGCAGTCATTTACTATATCTGGAGGAACCGAAACAGGTGTATTTTTTTATGGGTGTTCTTTAGCAGCTGA